GCCGATTCTCGACAGCCATGGCCGCTGAAAGCGGCGAACTCATTTACAGGCATGCGACTGACGCAGCCAATGGGGCCGCTCCGTTGTCAGGCAATGTGGCAGACTCTTCGAGAACAGGGCTATTCAGCCGCTTTTTGCAGCGCCTTCAGAGACGGCGCTCCTTTCAGCTTCTCCACTTGTTCAGCCACGACTTCAGCGCGCCGGGCCGCCTCCTGGCGTTCCCTGACTTTCGCCAGCAGAGTTGACTGATGCGCTTTGCGTAGCTTTTCAGCCATGGCTGAGTTGGGGCTTTGATCCGCTCCTGTAGATGCCATGTCTTCGGCAAATGAATTCAGCAGCCTCGTAAGCTCTGTGTCATCATGCGCCAGATTCTGCATCACCTGCTGGATTTCCGCAGGAGTGGCCACGGAGCCTGCCTTGATCTCTTTCTCTTTCACGCTGGGCCGGAACATCACTGCCAGCAATCCCCCCAGCAGCACACCCACCGCTCCTGCAGCCAGGATGACCTGCTTCTGTGGCATTCGAGCAGCCGGCTTTGTCTGCGCGGCAGGTTTCATGCTCGCGGCCATCAGCGGCCCCTTCAAGCCGGCGATTCTTCCTGAATCCAGCCCCAGCCCGAGATCGATGGCTATCGGCCTGGCCGGAGCAGCGCCCGGCTCCGCAGCCTGCTTCATTGCCACGTTGATGTGCGCACGAAATTCCGACGCATCCTGATAACGCTTTTCCGGATCAGGGTGCATGGCTCTGGCGATGATCTCGTCCCATCGCTTCGAAACTTGGGCAAACTCCGTGACCGAACGACGCGGCTCCTTGGGCACGGTGCCCGTCAGCATCTCATACAGCACCACACCTGCGGCATAAATATCCACCCGATGGTCCACCACGCTGCCGCCGCGGATCTCCGGCGCGGCATAATCCGGCGTGCCAAAGGGGTTCTCCTGCTCCGCCTCATCAGAAACAGGTCGCGCCAGGCCAAAGTCAGCCACTTTCACATGGTCAGCGTCATTCACCATGATGTTCCCCGGCTTGATGTCCCGGTGAATGATCTGGTGTTCATGCGCAAAGGTCAGCGCCTCGCACAGTTGCATCGCCAGGTTCGTCGCCTTTCTGAGTGAGAGCCCCCCTTTGTGAATCATCTCGTGAAGGGACCTCCCCTCAATCCATTCCATCACCAGATAAAGATGCCCTCCGGCTGTGATGCCAAAGTCATACACCCCGACGATGTTCGTGTGGTTCAGCTTCGCCATCGCGCGCGCCTCCACCTTGAAGCGGTCGGCAAATTCTTTTTCAGCCCCAAATTCGGGCGGCAGAATCTTCACAGCCACTCTACGATCCAAGCTCTCCTGATAGGCTTTGTACACCGCGCCCATGCCGCCACATGCCGCCAGTTTTTCAAATTGAAACTGCGGCAGATAGGCGTCCATCGCCTCCAGGCTGGGCACATCAAACGAAGGCTGTTCGTCAGGGGTCGACTCTTCGGGCATCTCCATACATACCCGCTTCTCACTCATGAGCGAGCAAAAAAATTCCGATGCTCCATTCTTAAAAATCTAACCCATATCCACAAGCCCTTCAAAAAAGCTCCACCACACTCCATTACTTCGCAGAAACCACTTCCTGCAGCGCTTTCAGCGAAGGTGCTGCAGTCAGTCTGGCCAGTTCAGCAGCCACGATCTCCGCACGCTTGGCCTCCTCCATTTTTCCGGCAGCCGCACGTTCACGCGCTTTTTGTGCCACGAGCTCGATCTGCGCTGCACGCATTTTCCGTGCAGCCTCGGTCGCAGTCGCCTGCATCGTTTCAAGCTGCGTATCATAGGCCTTGCGCAGGGTCTTGAGCACGGGCGGCCACGTCTCCTGCGGCACGTCCAGCGTTTCGCGATTGGCCACGTGAGATATCTCGCTCAGCAGATAATCACGCTGCTCTGGCTTGAGCCCTGTTAGGTTGCGCTGCAGCGCGGGAATGTACTTGGCCGCCAGATCACGCAGCTTCGGCTGGATGTCGATGTCCTCGTTCGCCCCCCATTCACTCGCAAATCCGGCCAGCATCTGCACCAATTCGGGGTCACTCTCACTCAGCTTCCGGATCATCTCCTCCGGTTTTTCCACGACTGGCTCTCCTTTCATCTCGGGCACGGGCGCAGCCTTCATTTCAGGCACGGGCGCAGTCGGCTCCAGCTTAGGCTCAGGCGCCGGCATCACCGCCACCATCTTCTTGGCCTCCGGTTCGGGTTCCTTGGGCTTCACCTCAGGCTTGGAATCCTCAGATTTAACCGCCTCCCTGACTGTCTGCTCAGCCTTCAGCTTCTCCGGCTGGGGCTTCGGTTTCGCTGGCTCGCTTTGGGTGTTCGCTGTTTCTTTTTCAGCAGGCACATCCGTCTTGTTCGTCCGTAGCGCAAAAAATCCGCCCACGACCACCACCGCCACTCCGATCAGTGCCAGATGCAGCGGCTGCAGAGGCATCGCTGGCTTGGGCTTCTCATCCACCGCCACCACGCTCACCGCCTGCGCTTGGTTGATCAGCAGGGCGATGTTTGCCCTCAGTTCGTTTGCGTCCTGAAACCGCAGGCTCTGGTCTGCATGCGTCGCTTTGTCGATCAGTTCATCCCACCGCTTCGACAGCGGCGCATACTCCTGCACAGACCTCCTCGGCTGCTGTGGCACACGCCCCGTCAGCATCTCATACAACACAATGCCCGCCGCAAAGATGTCCGCCCGCTGGTCCACCGATCCCTTGTTCAGAATTTCAGGCGCGGCGTAGTCCGGAGTGCCATACGGGTTTTCCTCCGCCTCTCCAGTGATCGGCCGCGCCAGCCCAAAGTCCGCCACCTTCACCTGCCCCTCCTCGTTCACCATGATGTTCCCAGGCTTGATGTCCCGGTGCAAAATTTTATGGTTGTGCGCATACGCCAGCGCCTCGCACAGCTGCATCGCCAGGCTCGCAGCCGTGCGCACCGGCACGCTGCCCTTGTGGATCATCGTGTGCAGCGTCGGTCCCTCCACCCACTCCATCACCAGGTAGAGGTGCCCCGCACGTGTGATCCCAAAGTCATACACCGCCACGATGTGCGTGTGGTTCAGTTTCGCCATCGCCCGCGCCTCAGCCTTGAACCTCTCCGCAAAGTCCTCCTGCATGCCAAACTCAGGCGGCAGGATCTTGATTGCCACCGGTCTTTCCAGGCTCACCTGCCTGGCTCGATACACCGCTCCCATCCCGCCAAACGCAGCCAGCTTTTCAAACTCATACTGCGGCAGCAGTGCGCCCATCTCTTCCACAGAGGGGACTTCAAACGGGGGCTGATGATGTGCGTGGCTCTCTTCGGACATGAACTAAAACGGCGAATTTTCGATCCAGCGGCTCACGCTTTCAGTAGCGTGCTCCGTGCCGGAACTTCAGCGAGTTTACGCCCTGACTTATTCAGTTCCTGCAATGTACCATTGCACATCATCCTCCCAATGGGCAGCACAAAAAGAGACTTCGCATGAAAAGCGACGGCTCATTATGCCCCTGTGTGGTACTTTTGTTCCCCCCCATGCGCCAGCCCGTGTTCTTGGCGCAGATTATGCATAGGAAGAGTGTCAGCGCCAAATCCCCCGGTGCATGCCAGTCGAATGCGACGTCACCCCTTGAAACTTCACCTTCTTCTTTTATGCCACACTCACCTGTCTCCGAAGAAAAACTCGTCGGCTTCCCTGCTCGCTGCCAGTCCCTTCGTCAAAAGCTCCGTGTCTCCAGGCCCGAGCTCGCCAGCTGGCTCGGTGTCGGCCGCAGCTATGTCAGTGTCATGGAAAAAGGCCGCCTTGCCCCATCCCGCCCCGTATTTCAGTTGATCGAAAAACTTGAGGCTGCCGCCAACTTGAAACAGCTCGCCATGCACATGCCCCAGCCTGACACCACAGCCACCCCTTCCCCGGTCATGTCAGGCCTCCCACCGGAAGCCATTGCGGCTCTGGACCGCCTGGTGCAGTCCGAAGAAGAAGCCCCCTCAGCCCTCGCTCCTGTCACAGCCCCTGCCATGCCCGAAGAAATGCCCGTCACTCGCGAGAAAAACGCCTTCGCTCTCCGCGTCGCCGCCCTCCGTGCCAAAATGGGCGTCACCCGTCCAAAGCTAGCCCAGCGCCTCGGTGTCTCCCGCCAGTACGTCACCAAGATCGAAAACGGCGCGCACGCTTCCCTGCCTGTCATCAAGCTCATCGAAAAACTTGAGGCCGAGATCCTCAATGGCACTACATCCAGCTCGGAGCCCACTGTTCACGACACCCCCTCCGCAGCCCTCTCAGCGGCACCTGCCATTCAGCCTGCCGCTGTCATTGAAGCCCCCGCAGGAGCACCATCTCCGCCGCTTCCTCCCTCCATCCCCGCAGCCCCGGTCTCCGGCATGCCCCGCATCAGCGCGCTTCCGGTCCTCACCATTCCCGCCGCACGCGATCTCACCGCCCCCAGCCTCGCCGCCTTTGCCGCCACCGAGCACTTCGCCTTCAGCGTCACAGATCCGGATGCCTTCGCCATGCGCCTCGCTGGAGACGCCATGCTCCCTCAGCATCACGATGGCGAGCTCGCCATCCTCTATCCCAACACCGCCCCCCATACCGGCAACCGCGTCATCGCCCGTCTCAGCGACAGCCTCGGCGGCGACATCCTCTTCCGCATTTACAGCACCGCCGACCACGGCCACTCCATCGTCCTCTCCAGTCTCAATCCCCTCTACCCTCCCGTCACCCTCACCCCTGACGAGATCGCCTGGATCTACCCCGTCGCCACCACCGTCCGCCAGATGCTCCTATGATTGCCTCCGGCCAGTCAGCAATTTTCAGCTCTCACTTCCCCGTTTAGAACCACACCGTCCCCTTGCCCTTCTCCGCCCTTGGCGCGAATAAGAGCCCATGCTCTTCCGCATCCTCGCCCTCATCCTTTCTGCCGCATCCCTCTCCCTCGCCGCAGACATCCACCTCTCCCCTGCGGGCTCTATTTCCACCCCGCAGGCAGCTCGCGATGCCGCGCGTGCTGCCACCAAGCCCGTACGCATTCTCGTAGCACCTGGCACCTACCCTCTCACCGAGCACCTCACCCTCAGCGCTGAAGACTCCCAGGTCACCTGGTCCGGCAACGACGCCACCTTCACCGCAGGCAAGCCCATCACCGGTTGGCAAAAAGCAGACGGCGGCCTCTGGAAAGCCACGCTTCCCGACAAAGCCTGGACCTTCGAGCAGCTCTGGATCAATGGCCGCCGCGCCACCCTCGCCCGCTCGCCCAACAAAGGCTACTACCACATCACCGAAGCCGTCGGCGCAGGCGTGTTCCCTGACCTCAAGGAGAACATGAACTTCCACGCCTTCTCCGTGGCGCAGGAGCAGTACGAAGTCCTCAAATCCATTCCGCCTGCAGAACGCGATCACGTCCTCCTCACCGTCACCCACGCCTGGGCCGTCGGCCAGTGCCGCATCAAAGACCTCAACGACGAAACCCTCGCCGTCCGGATCAAAGGCTGCTCCCGCTACCCCTTTGTCGAGTTCGAGCCCGATCAGCGCTGGTGGGTTGAAAACTTCCGCGCCGCCCTTGATGCCCCCGGCGAGTGGTTCCTCGACCGCGCCAAAGGCGAAGTCCTCTACCTCCCACTCCCCGGCGAAGACATGACCAAGGCTGAAGTCATCGCCCCCGTTACCGACAAATTCCTCTCCATTAAAGGCGCGCACGACGTTAGCTTCGAAGGCATCTCCTTCCAATACAGCAATCATCTCTACCCCGCCGAAGGCCTGCACGACACCCAGGCCGCCACCACCACCCAGGGCAGCATCGAGATCGAAGACAGCGCCCGCCTTCACTTCACCCATTGCGACATCGCCCACACCGGCCTCCACGCCATCTGGTTTAAAAACGGCTGCTCTGATTCCACCGTCAACCACTGCCACCTGCACGACCTCGGCGGCGGTGGCGTTTACGTCGGCGAAATCGCACGCCCCGCCGACGAGCGAGTGAATCACCACATCACCATCTCAGACTCCATCATTCAGCACGGCGGCCGCCTCCACCCCAGCGCCTGCGGCGTCGTCTTCACTCACACCCAGCACTGCACCGTCAGCCACTGCGACATCGCAGACTTCTACTACACCGGCGTCAGCGCTGGGTGGAACTGGGGCTACGGCGACACCGCCTCCCGCGAGACCACCGTCGAAAACAACCACATCCACCACCTCGGCTGGGCCTACCTCAGCGACATGGGCGGCTACTACGGCCTCGGCACGTCTCCCGGCACTATCATTCGTGGCAATCACGTCCACCACGTCGCCAGCCATCGCTACGGCGGCTGGGGCCTCTACAATGACGAAGGCAGCGCCGACACCCTCATGGAAAACAACCTCGTGCACGACACCTGGAACGCAGGCTTCCATCAGCACTACGGCTACTTCAACACCGTCCGAAACAACATCTTCGCCTTCGGCCACACCGCGCAGATCCAGGCCTCCCGCAATGAGGCCCGCCTCCGCTTCCGCTACATGAACAACATCGTCGTCTGGGACCCCGCGTCCCCCCTCCTCGACGGTGGCGAATGGAACTGGAAATTCTTCGACAAAACCGAGCGCGGCGATCCCAAAGACAGCCTCGTCTTCCGCAAAAACCTCTACTGGCCCACCGATGGAAAAATCCCCGCCACGCTCACCAAAACCCACTTCACCTGGGACGAGTGGCGCAAGATGGGCCGCGACAAGGAAAGCCTCTTTGCCGATCCCCTTTTCGAAGACCTCGCCGCACGCGACTTCCGGCTCAAGCCCAACTCCCCCGCCGAAAAGATCGGCTTCAAACCCTGGGACCTCACCCTAGCTGGCGTCCGCAAAACCGACCCCGCATGGCGCGACCTCGCTGCCAAGGGCCACACCTACCCCACCTGGGACACCGACGCCAAACCCTGGCCCGCCCCACCCTACAAGGTCGATCAAAACTTCGAGCACGCCGGCCTCGGCACCCTCGGAATCCGCGGTGCCAAATACACCCACGAAAACAAAGGCGAATCCATCGGCGTCACCGACGAAACCTCCTCCCCCATCACTCCAGGCTCCAAGCGCAGCCTGAAAGTGCAAGACGCCCCCGGCCTCAGTAAAAGCTACAACCCCGTCCTCGACATCTACCCCACCACCTGGGACACCCCCGGCACCTTCCATGCCGAGTTCGACGTCATGGCCCAGCCCGGTGCCGACTGGTTCTTCGAAATGCGTGGCAAAAACCTCGACTTCGGCAACGGCCCCTACCTCCGCTGGCAGAAAGACCAGCTCGCCGCCAGCACCGATGGCAAAGTCCAGCTCATCAAAATCCCTGCTGGTGAATGGTTCCGCGTCTCCATCACCGCCTCCACCGGCGCTGGCAAATGGTCCCTAGAAATCACCCGCCAGGACGGCACCAAACACGCCTACCCCGACCTCGCCTGCAAGCCCGCTTGGTCAAACGCTGGCTACCTCCTCTTCAGCGCCCTCGGCACCACCCAGACCGCCTTCTTCATCGACAACCTCAAGCTCGAGCAGCTCAAGTAATCACTCGGCACCACACCTGCATTGCTGTCTGCATTTGCACCCAAGATTCCACTGCACGCTGACGCGTTGGTTGATCACTCTGGATGCAGGCCAAACATCTGCAGCACCACGCGCAGCATGTCCCCCGCCTTGGTACGATAGGGGCGCTCAGGGCGCAGGATAGCCCAGTCACGCTGACGCCCGATGGCGGCCAGGCTGCCTGAAGGATGAATGAGCACACCATAGCCCGCGTATTCCAGCAGCGGCAGATCCGCCGCGCTGTCTGAATAGCTCCAGCAGTTGGCGCGCTCCTTCTCCGTCAGCTCGGTCAACCCTGGCACGGCCTCCTCCATCGCCACGATCTTGGCCTCATGCTTGTTGTTACCCGTTACCAGCCTCGGCATACCAGGAAATTTTCGACCGATCTCAAAACGAGTGGCAATGCAGTAGTCAAACCCCAGCACATGCGCGATCTCGCGCGCATAAAAATCCGGGCTCGCCGTATTCAGCACCAGAATGCGGTTTTGATGCTTGTGTCGCAGGATCTCCGCGCGCAGGTCCGGATAGGCCCAGCGCGGCACGCACACGCTGGCAAACTCATGCGCATACTCCGCCAGGCGCTCGCGCGACATCCCGCGCAGGTAGCTCAAAAAGGCGCGCTTGGCGGTGGCCGTGCTCACCAGCCCGCAGGCACGCCCCAGCGCCACTGGCACAAAGAGCGCATGCAGCAGCACCCGCCACGGCTCACGATGCAGCACAAAATTGCAGAACAGCGCCTGCGTGTCGAACGGCAGCAGCGTGTGATCGAGATCAAAAAAGGCGTAAGAGCGTGCGGGCATCACGCCCGAGCCTAGCCTCAGGTTTCCATCTGGCAAAACATTCCCAGCCTTGACGGATGCCTGCACGGACGGCACATTGCACGCCCCTTCCCCCCAAAACCTGATCTCATGGCCCAAGAAACCACTCTCATCCTGCTGAAACCCGACTGCGTGGCACGCGGCATCAATGGCGAAGTCCTCAAGCGCCTGGAAGACGAAGGGTTCCGCATCCGTGGCTGCAAAATGATCCAGCTGACCGATGAGCTGCTCAAGGAGCACTACTCACACATCGCCGACAAGCCTTTCTTCCCCGACGTGGCCAGCTTCATGAAGAGCAAGCCCGTCATCGCCGTGGCCATTGCTGGAGAAAACATCATCTCCCACGTTCGCGACCTCCTCGGCCCTACGGACTCCAAGGCCGCCCCCAAGGGCACCATCCGCGGCGACTTCGGCACCGACAAGATGACCAATGTTGTCCATGCCTCCGACTCCCCCGAGGCCGCTGCCGTGGAGCTGAAGCGCTTTTTCAAAGAAGGCGAGATTTTCAGCTATTGAGCCGCGCGTAATGCAGCCTACACTCCGCCCGGCTCAGGCACACTGCCCGAAGCCGATGTGGTGAAATGGTAAACACAGCGGACTTAAAATCCGCTGGGAGGCAACTCCCTTGCCGGTTCGAGTCCGGCCATCGGCACGGGTGTGGCGCACACGCAAAGCATGTGCCATCACCATCCCTGTGCCCGCTGCATGCTCTGGCGTGCGCAAAATCCGAGTGGGCAAAACCGCCCGCCCAGGTGTGCACGGAGCACGCCCACCCTTTCTTCCGCTACTGAGCAGGAGAGCTTGCATGGGGTGCTTCATGCTCCCCCACAGAGGGAAGCATGCCCGGTCTAGTGGAAACCATTATTCCAAAATTGCGGCCCACCACGAGGCACCGGCTGCGGACGTTCACGAGCTCACGTACCGTAGCTGACGACAATATCGGATTCCTTTTGGCATGGCAGGATAGGCCCCGTGAACACGAACCTCAAACGCGCCACTGACATCATGAGCACGACCACTTCCTTCTCTGTTGCAACCTCCCCTTCTCACACCAGCCCCCGCCAGCGCTTCATCCAGAACCTGGCCGAGAGCGAGCTCTTCCAGCACTACCAGAAAGCCTTTCACACGCTTACCAGCCTGCCACTGAGCCTGGAAGCCGTCCGCGAAGAAAGCCCCGTCGAAAAGATCGTCACCCGCCAGGGAGTGGCCGGAGTGGTGGAAACCCAGGTGCCCGTCCGTGTGGGTAAAAACACCATCGCTGTCATGCTCACCGGCGGTGTTCGCCTCCAGCCCGCCAATGCAGACACCTTCGCCCCGGTCGCCAAGGCTCTTCTGGACGACGGTCGCTCCGCCACGGAAATCCGCAGCGCACAGGTCCACTTTGAACATGTGCCCGTGATGGAACCCTCCCGCTACGAGGCAGCCGTGGCCATCCTTCAGTCCTTCGCTCTTCAGCTTGGCGACAGCGCCCACCGCATGCTCTTCGCCACCGCCACCCATGAGCCTGAGGCCGTGCGCAATGCCAAGTCCTTCATTCACAATCACCTTGCCGAGCCCATGTCTCTCGAAGCCGTGGCCAGCGCCGTGAACGTCAGCCCCTTCCACTTCTGCAAGCTCTTCAAGCGCGCCACCGGCCTGACCTTCACCGACTTCGTGAACCGCGCCCGCGTGGAAAAAGCCAAGCGCATGCTCATGAAGCCCGCCGCCCGCATCACCGAAGTGGCCTACGATGTCGGCTTCCAGAGCCTGTCCCACTTCAACCGCAGCTTCCGCCGCATCGCGGATGAATCCCCCACAGAATTCCGCAGCCGCATGAAGCACGGCAGCCCGGCCCTGATGGCCGCCTAAAATTTGTCGCCATGCGCACCGCACTGCGGTGTTTCGACGACAACAGCCCCGGAGAGGACGCCTGAGCGCGTTGGGCCCATCCTTTCCGGGGTTTTTTGTGCCCGCGCACCGCGCCTGCGCCGATGCGGATGCACTTGACCCACCCCCGCCCCCTGCGCACACTCGCCCCTCACTCTCACTCCAGACACCCAACCCTCTTTTTAGTTGTCCCATGAACCGGAAAATTCGTTATGGCATGATCGGCGGCGGACGCGGCGCCTTCATCGGCGGCGTTCATCGCATCGCAGCATCTATCGACCAGCAGATCGAACTCGTCTGCGGCGCCTTTTCCTCTGACCCCCAGCGTTCCAAGGACAGCGGCGCTGACTTTTTCCTCCCCCCTGAGCGCTGCTACGGAAACTTCGAAGAAATGATCCGCACCGAGTCCGCTCTGCCTGCAGACAAGCGCATGGACTTCGTTTCCATCGTCACCCCCAACCACCTGCACTTCCCCGCCGCCAAGGCCGCGCTGGAGGCCGGTTTCCATGTCCTCTCCGACAAGCCCGCCACCTTCAACCTCGCTCAGGCCAAGGAACTGGCCCAGATCGTCAAGGCCACCGGCAAGCTCTACGGCGTCACCTACAACTACACAGGCTACCCGCTCATGCGTCAGGCCCGCCAGATGATCGAGGAAGGCAAGCTCGGAGAAATCCGCAAAGTCGTCGTCGAATACCCCCAGGGCTGGCTCGCCACCATGCTGGAAAACACCGGCCAGAAGCAGGCCGCCTGGCGTGTGGACCCCGCCATCTGCGGTGCCGCCGGCTGCATGGGGGACATCGGCACCCACGCCATCAATCTCGCCGAATACGTCACCGGCCTCCACATCAAGGAGCTGGCCGCTGACCTCACCATCTTCCTGGCCAAAGAAGGCCGCCGCCTGGAGGACGACGGCAACGTCCTCCTCCGCTTCACCAATGGTGCCAAGGGCGTGCTGCACTCCAGCCAGATCAGCATCGGCTGCGAAAACAATCTCAGCCTCCGCGTTTACGGCTCCTTGGGCGGCATCGAATGGTCCCAGCTGGATCCGAATACGATGATTGTCACCTCACTCGACAAGCCAAAGCAGATCTACCGCACCGGCCTGGGCTACCTCGGCAGCGCAGCAGGCGCCGCCACCCGCACCCCCTCCGGCCATCCCGAAGGCTACTTGGAAGGCTTTGCCAACATCTACCGCAACTTCGCCAACCACGTCCGCGCCGTCATCAACGGCACACAGCCCAACCCGCTGGACATGGACTACCCCACCATCGAGGAAGGCGTGGCTGGCATGGCCTTCATCGAAGCCGTCGTCGCCTCCTCCGCCGCCAACGCTGCCTGGACCCCGCTGGACTACACCCCCACACCACGCGCCAAATACGGCGACGCCTCCCTCAACAGCGACCGCGGCGGCCTCTCCTAACTGGCACACGATCACCCACCCACGGGGAGAACGGGCGCATCGCCTGTTCCCCCCTTTTTCTGGACTTGTCCCAAAAGCTAGCCACCGGTCCTCCCACGCAGCAGCTTGTAAGTGTAAAAGAGCGCACGCCCCAGCAGGGTCTTCGGCGGCGAGGGCTTTCTCTTCACCGGCCGTGGCGGCACAGGCGACGTATTGATCTCATAAGTCTTCGCGCTCTCTCCGGGAAATCCACGGAAGATGCCGCTCGCATCCACATGCTCGGCAAACTCTTCAAACCCCATGTTTCCGATGGAAAGATTGTTTTCGATCGCCTGAATTCGTGTCGGCAATGCACGAAAGACGCGGCCCGGCTCATTCAAAAAATCCATCACCAGCAGCGGCTGTTCCGAGTCTGAAAAGGTGATGCTGTCCGCCACGATAATGAACCCGTGCTGGCTGCGCACAGCCATGCTGGAGCACAGCATCTCGGGGTTCACACCTGCAAAAGCCGGATCTTCCACAAAGCTCACATGCGCCAGAAAGCCGTCCCGACCGATGGGGCTGGAAATGAGACTGCACAA
This sequence is a window from Prosthecobacter vanneervenii. Protein-coding genes within it:
- a CDS encoding serine/threonine-protein kinase, coding for MPEESTPDEQPSFDVPSLEAMDAYLPQFQFEKLAACGGMGAVYKAYQESLDRRVAVKILPPEFGAEKEFADRFKVEARAMAKLNHTNIVGVYDFGITAGGHLYLVMEWIEGRSLHEMIHKGGLSLRKATNLAMQLCEALTFAHEHQIIHRDIKPGNIMVNDADHVKVADFGLARPVSDEAEQENPFGTPDYAAPEIRGGSVVDHRVDIYAAGVVLYEMLTGTVPKEPRRSVTEFAQVSKRWDEIIARAMHPDPEKRYQDASEFRAHINVAMKQAAEPGAAPARPIAIDLGLGLDSGRIAGLKGPLMAASMKPAAQTKPAARMPQKQVILAAGAVGVLLGGLLAVMFRPSVKEKEIKAGSVATPAEIQQVMQNLAHDDTELTRLLNSFAEDMASTGADQSPNSAMAEKLRKAHQSTLLAKVRERQEAARRAEVVAEQVEKLKGAPSLKALQKAAE
- a CDS encoding HAD family hydrolase, which encodes MPARSYAFFDLDHTLLPFDTQALFCNFVLHREPWRVLLHALFVPVALGRACGLVSTATAKRAFLSYLRGMSRERLAEYAHEFASVCVPRWAYPDLRAEILRHKHQNRILVLNTASPDFYAREIAHVLGFDYCIATRFEIGRKFPGMPRLVTGNNKHEAKIVAMEEAVPGLTELTEKERANCWSYSDSAADLPLLEYAGYGVLIHPSGSLAAIGRQRDWAILRPERPYRTKAGDMLRVVLQMFGLHPE
- a CDS encoding serine/threonine-protein kinase, with the translated sequence MSEESHAHHQPPFEVPSVEEMGALLPQYEFEKLAAFGGMGAVYRARQVSLERPVAIKILPPEFGMQEDFAERFKAEARAMAKLNHTHIVAVYDFGITRAGHLYLVMEWVEGPTLHTMIHKGSVPVRTAASLAMQLCEALAYAHNHKILHRDIKPGNIMVNEEGQVKVADFGLARPITGEAEENPYGTPDYAAPEILNKGSVDQRADIFAAGIVLYEMLTGRVPQQPRRSVQEYAPLSKRWDELIDKATHADQSLRFQDANELRANIALLINQAQAVSVVAVDEKPKPAMPLQPLHLALIGVAVVVVGGFFALRTNKTDVPAEKETANTQSEPAKPKPQPEKLKAEQTVREAVKSEDSKPEVKPKEPEPEAKKMVAVMPAPEPKLEPTAPVPEMKAAPVPEMKGEPVVEKPEEMIRKLSESDPELVQMLAGFASEWGANEDIDIQPKLRDLAAKYIPALQRNLTGLKPEQRDYLLSEISHVANRETLDVPQETWPPVLKTLRKAYDTQLETMQATATEAARKMRAAQIELVAQKARERAAAGKMEEAKRAEIVAAELARLTAAPSLKALQEVVSAK
- a CDS encoding helix-turn-helix domain-containing protein; this translates as MSTTTSFSVATSPSHTSPRQRFIQNLAESELFQHYQKAFHTLTSLPLSLEAVREESPVEKIVTRQGVAGVVETQVPVRVGKNTIAVMLTGGVRLQPANADTFAPVAKALLDDGRSATEIRSAQVHFEHVPVMEPSRYEAAVAILQSFALQLGDSAHRMLFATATHEPEAVRNAKSFIHNHLAEPMSLEAVASAVNVSPFHFCKLFKRATGLTFTDFVNRARVEKAKRMLMKPAARITEVAYDVGFQSLSHFNRSFRRIADESPTEFRSRMKHGSPALMAA
- a CDS encoding right-handed parallel beta-helix repeat-containing protein, which codes for MLFRILALILSAASLSLAADIHLSPAGSISTPQAARDAARAATKPVRILVAPGTYPLTEHLTLSAEDSQVTWSGNDATFTAGKPITGWQKADGGLWKATLPDKAWTFEQLWINGRRATLARSPNKGYYHITEAVGAGVFPDLKENMNFHAFSVAQEQYEVLKSIPPAERDHVLLTVTHAWAVGQCRIKDLNDETLAVRIKGCSRYPFVEFEPDQRWWVENFRAALDAPGEWFLDRAKGEVLYLPLPGEDMTKAEVIAPVTDKFLSIKGAHDVSFEGISFQYSNHLYPAEGLHDTQAATTTQGSIEIEDSARLHFTHCDIAHTGLHAIWFKNGCSDSTVNHCHLHDLGGGGVYVGEIARPADERVNHHITISDSIIQHGGRLHPSACGVVFTHTQHCTVSHCDIADFYYTGVSAGWNWGYGDTASRETTVENNHIHHLGWAYLSDMGGYYGLGTSPGTIIRGNHVHHVASHRYGGWGLYNDEGSADTLMENNLVHDTWNAGFHQHYGYFNTVRNNIFAFGHTAQIQASRNEARLRFRYMNNIVVWDPASPLLDGGEWNWKFFDKTERGDPKDSLVFRKNLYWPTDGKIPATLTKTHFTWDEWRKMGRDKESLFADPLFEDLAARDFRLKPNSPAEKIGFKPWDLTLAGVRKTDPAWRDLAAKGHTYPTWDTDAKPWPAPPYKVDQNFEHAGLGTLGIRGAKYTHENKGESIGVTDETSSPITPGSKRSLKVQDAPGLSKSYNPVLDIYPTTWDTPGTFHAEFDVMAQPGADWFFEMRGKNLDFGNGPYLRWQKDQLAASTDGKVQLIKIPAGEWFRVSITASTGAGKWSLEITRQDGTKHAYPDLACKPAWSNAGYLLFSALGTTQTAFFIDNLKLEQLK
- the ndk gene encoding nucleoside-diphosphate kinase, with translation MAQETTLILLKPDCVARGINGEVLKRLEDEGFRIRGCKMIQLTDELLKEHYSHIADKPFFPDVASFMKSKPVIAVAIAGENIISHVRDLLGPTDSKAAPKGTIRGDFGTDKMTNVVHASDSPEAAAVELKRFFKEGEIFSY
- a CDS encoding LexA family transcriptional regulator; protein product: MPHSPVSEEKLVGFPARCQSLRQKLRVSRPELASWLGVGRSYVSVMEKGRLAPSRPVFQLIEKLEAAANLKQLAMHMPQPDTTATPSPVMSGLPPEAIAALDRLVQSEEEAPSALAPVTAPAMPEEMPVTREKNAFALRVAALRAKMGVTRPKLAQRLGVSRQYVTKIENGAHASLPVIKLIEKLEAEILNGTTSSSEPTVHDTPSAALSAAPAIQPAAVIEAPAGAPSPPLPPSIPAAPVSGMPRISALPVLTIPAARDLTAPSLAAFAATEHFAFSVTDPDAFAMRLAGDAMLPQHHDGELAILYPNTAPHTGNRVIARLSDSLGGDILFRIYSTADHGHSIVLSSLNPLYPPVTLTPDEIAWIYPVATTVRQMLL